In Candidatus Poribacteria bacterium, the DNA window AATTCACTCATTCCTGACAAAATCCATCCGGATTGTGAGTGGGTGGCGCATCATGGGTGGGGACGCTACGAAGATATGTGGGAGGACGGTTGTGATGCGTGCTTGCTCATCGGTATGCATGCCCGCAACGGCACACCTGACGGTGTGTTATGCCATACGATTTCCAGCGTGCAGTATCGGAACCTTTGGTTCAATGATGACCTTGTCGGCGAGACGGGTGTGAACGCCGCACTCAATGGTGCCTATAGGGTCCCAATCGCACTGGTTACAGGCGACGCGGCAGTCTGCCGAGAAGCCAAAGAACTCCTCGGCGAGGCACTGCCCACAGTCGCGGTTAAACAGGGATTAAGTCGATACAGTGCGAGACAACTTCCACCGGTGCGTGCCCGCCAATTGATCGAGGACGCAGCGAGGAATGCTCTCA includes these proteins:
- a CDS encoding M55 family metallopeptidase → MRVLIMSDMEGISGIVVWEQVNGGAAMFEEGRHLYTEEINAAVRGAKAAGATEVVVVDCHGAGQGWTFNSLIPDKIHPDCEWVAHHGWGRYEDMWEDGCDACLLIGMHARNGTPDGVLCHTISSVQYRNLWFNDDLVGETGVNAALNGAYRVPIALVTGDAAVCREAKELLGEALPTVAVKQGLSRYSARQLPPVRARQLIEDAARNALTDLTRVKPYVPDIPTTIKIELSSVDKLAEFKGRAGVEITGPVTVESRAKDWLTAWNQFWPHV